A region of uncultured Desulfobacter sp. DNA encodes the following proteins:
- the flgG gene encoding flagellar basal-body rod protein FlgG, whose protein sequence is MIRALWSAATGMMAQDTQIGVTANNLANSSTTGFKKSRAAFEDLMYMTQRVAGQTTPGGGQVPTGIQVGMGVSTAGIQKIFTQGDYVQTDNQLDFAIQGAGFFRVLHGDEDMYTRAGDFSLDSEGYITSQAGDRLQPEIAIASNAVTITLDDDGTLTVFADDDTILATEQVLVTTFANPAGLYAVGGNLFRETDGSGTPQENTPGENGAGTVRNYYIESSNVDIVEEMVSLISGQRTYEANSKSITTADSMLGTAVQLKS, encoded by the coding sequence ATGATACGTGCACTTTGGTCGGCAGCTACGGGAATGATGGCCCAGGATACGCAGATTGGCGTCACAGCCAATAACCTGGCCAACTCTTCCACCACCGGGTTTAAAAAATCCCGGGCAGCATTTGAGGACTTAATGTATATGACCCAGCGGGTGGCAGGCCAGACAACACCCGGCGGGGGCCAGGTCCCAACGGGAATTCAGGTGGGCATGGGCGTAAGTACAGCGGGTATTCAGAAAATATTTACCCAGGGCGATTATGTCCAGACCGATAATCAGCTTGACTTTGCCATCCAGGGTGCTGGATTTTTCAGGGTTCTGCACGGCGACGAGGATATGTATACCCGGGCCGGTGACTTTTCCCTGGACAGTGAGGGGTACATTACCTCCCAGGCCGGTGACCGTCTTCAGCCTGAAATTGCCATCGCTTCCAATGCCGTAACAATCACCCTGGACGATGACGGAACCCTGACCGTGTTTGCCGACGACGATACCATCTTGGCCACAGAACAGGTCCTTGTAACCACCTTTGCCAATCCCGCCGGACTATATGCCGTGGGCGGAAACCTGTTCAGGGAAACCGACGGGTCGGGCACACCCCAGGAGAATACCCCGGGAGAAAACGGGGCCGGGACAGTACGGAATTATTATATTGAAAGTTCCAATGTGGATATTGTGGAGGAGATGGTCAGCCTGATTTCAGGCCAGCGCACCTATGAGGCCAATTCAAAATCCATCACCACCGCAGATAGTATGCTGGGAACGGCAGTTCAGTTGAAATCTTAA
- a CDS encoding flagellar hook-basal body protein, producing MILEMTRPTQGGLRQERKLEAVSNNLANASTIGFKKDVVSFDKAFRARVDQDFTQGDVIKTDNPLDVALGPQGLFKVETPDGIRYTRNGNFSLSGEGILVDKSGNPVMGQGGAIFMDTMDPNTSVNIDEYGQIFLDNQILDTLDVVSFEDMKKLEKTGDNLFVYTGDSTDEIALENVRVKAGSLEQANVRVVEEMAKMIEYQRMFETYAKSMKTFDEIDSKAINEVGMV from the coding sequence ATGATTCTTGAAATGACACGACCGACCCAGGGCGGATTAAGGCAGGAAAGAAAACTTGAAGCAGTTTCCAATAACCTGGCCAATGCATCCACCATTGGATTTAAAAAGGATGTTGTCAGTTTTGACAAGGCCTTCAGGGCCCGGGTGGACCAGGATTTTACCCAGGGAGATGTGATAAAAACCGATAATCCCCTGGATGTGGCTTTGGGGCCCCAGGGCCTTTTCAAGGTGGAAACCCCGGACGGCATCAGGTATACCCGAAACGGCAATTTTTCCTTGAGCGGTGAAGGCATTCTTGTGGATAAAAGCGGCAATCCTGTCATGGGGCAGGGCGGGGCCATTTTCATGGATACCATGGACCCCAATACAAGTGTCAATATTGATGAATATGGACAGATCTTTTTGGATAATCAGATTCTGGACACCCTTGATGTGGTCTCTTTTGAAGATATGAAAAAATTAGAGAAAACAGGGGACAACCTGTTTGTCTATACCGGAGACAGCACAGATGAAATTGCTCTTGAAAATGTCAGAGTGAAAGCGGGTTCCCTTGAACAGGCCAATGTCCGTGTCGTGGAGGAAATGGCAAAAATGATTGAATATCAGAGAATGTTTGAGACATACGCCAAGTCCATGAAAACATTTGATGAAATTGATTCAAAGGCAATAAATGAAGTGGGAATGGTTTAG
- a CDS encoding NAD(P)H-dependent oxidoreductase subunit E has protein sequence MNVTIDSEHRLHIRKILVDHDGTPGSLLTILQAIQSACNYLPPGALPMVAEHLQLPLSQVVSVAEFYGSFSLVPRGKHIITFCLGTACHVRGAERILREAAQMLDIEPGQTTEDRRFSLETVRCLGACALAPVMMIDGVCHGKMTPKKLRNILQPLLVEEEVAC, from the coding sequence TTGAATGTAACGATTGATTCTGAACACAGACTTCATATCAGAAAGATCCTGGTAGACCACGATGGAACGCCGGGTTCGCTTCTTACAATTCTTCAGGCAATTCAGTCAGCGTGTAATTATCTGCCTCCGGGCGCCTTACCGATGGTCGCGGAACACCTCCAGTTGCCTCTAAGCCAGGTTGTTTCCGTGGCTGAATTTTACGGGTCGTTCAGCCTGGTACCCCGGGGAAAGCACATTATAACTTTCTGTCTTGGCACCGCATGCCATGTGCGCGGCGCTGAACGTATTCTGCGGGAGGCCGCGCAAATGCTGGACATTGAACCGGGCCAGACCACCGAAGACAGAAGATTCAGTCTTGAAACGGTACGCTGTCTCGGGGCATGCGCCCTGGCGCCGGTTATGATGATCGACGGCGTTTGTCACGGTAAAATGACACCCAAAAAACTGCGCAACATCCTGCAGCCTTTACTTGTTGAAGAGGAGGTGGCCTGTTGA
- the nuoF gene encoding NADH-quinone oxidoreductase subunit NuoF has product MLTTRTLAELRDHLQKPAAEKQRSIVVCDGPGCHAAGSPELAGAFEEQIQKACGPELIELRLTGCLGLCQCSPVVLILPDNIFYTYVSPADAGEILDHILKDKPPVERLLYQDPDSQKRVSQLTDIPFYKHQNRRLLSNNTFIRPESIDDYIRCGGYGALAESLTSSTPEEVIEVVKASGLRGRGGAGFPSGLKWEFCRKAAGDKKYVICNADEGDPGAYMDRAVLEGNPHSVLEGMLIGGYAMGASESIIYCRAEYPIAVHNSKQAIEQARQRRLIGKNILGTGFDFEISVKTGAGAFVCGEETALIASLEDLPGEPRPKPPFPAQSGLWGQPTNINNVETWANIPLIINRGAEWYRSVGAEKCPGTKIFSLVGKVRNAGLVEVPIGISLRELIFDIGGGPLPGRKIKAVQIGGPSGGCIPAHLLDLPVDYENLSQAGAIMGSGGVIVMDDRTCMVDVSKYFLEFLKEESCGKCVPCREGIPRMLEILDRITKGDGRNGDIELLEEIGTTVKQASLCGLGQTAANPLLSSIRYFRNEYEAHIRNKSCPAAVCRTIISSPCQHLCPLGTDVPAYVSLIGKQQYLEAVKVIAEPNPLPNVCARVCHHPCEGVCSCGEAGEPLAIRPLKRVALDHAIQQGQWPPKENPEAQRPERVAVVGSGPAGLAAAFFLARKGCRVTVFEAEDRIGGALATAIPEYRLPQQALALDIQRIRNMGVTFKTGVKVGTDLTFEQLRKNHQAVFLGLGVKNILKLGIAGEQGTGVYDPLSFLKSVRNGHMEKPGDAVIVIGGGNVAMDVARTCVRLGAKKVVILYRRTLQEMPAEKEEIEQAMEEGVEIEFLLSPARIMRKSSKITGVACLKMQLDGMDKRGRRRTIPVEGKEIELRADAVIPAIGQALEDSVKTDFPATLVSEWNLLKADPETCATEIPGVFAGGDAVTGPATVTQAMADGIRAAQSMLQYFDHKSITPSYSGTRPGVEVDPIEITEMELDALLEQTRPNVPAVSVAERKHCFCEVELMLSAPDAVNEAKRCLRCDRQG; this is encoded by the coding sequence ATGTTGACCACCAGAACACTGGCAGAATTGCGTGATCATTTACAGAAACCCGCCGCCGAAAAACAACGAAGTATTGTTGTCTGCGACGGACCCGGATGCCATGCTGCCGGAAGCCCTGAATTAGCAGGTGCGTTTGAAGAACAGATACAAAAAGCGTGTGGCCCGGAACTCATTGAGCTTCGCCTGACAGGCTGCCTTGGCCTGTGTCAATGCAGTCCGGTGGTGCTGATCCTGCCTGATAATATCTTTTATACCTATGTCAGCCCTGCCGACGCAGGGGAAATCCTGGATCATATTCTTAAAGACAAACCACCGGTTGAACGGCTTCTTTATCAAGATCCTGACTCACAAAAAAGGGTTTCCCAACTGACTGATATCCCATTTTATAAACACCAGAACAGGCGCCTTCTAAGCAATAACACCTTTATTCGGCCGGAAAGCATTGATGATTATATTCGCTGCGGCGGCTATGGGGCCCTGGCCGAAAGCCTTACCTCATCCACTCCTGAAGAGGTTATCGAGGTTGTTAAGGCGTCGGGTCTCAGGGGACGTGGCGGCGCAGGTTTTCCCTCGGGCCTGAAATGGGAATTTTGCCGTAAAGCAGCCGGGGATAAGAAATATGTGATCTGTAATGCAGATGAAGGCGATCCCGGAGCCTACATGGACCGTGCCGTACTGGAGGGCAACCCCCACAGCGTCCTTGAAGGAATGCTGATCGGCGGATATGCCATGGGCGCTTCCGAAAGCATTATCTATTGCCGTGCCGAATACCCCATAGCGGTCCACAATTCAAAACAGGCCATTGAACAGGCAAGGCAACGGAGACTGATCGGGAAAAACATCCTGGGTACAGGGTTTGATTTTGAGATCAGTGTCAAAACCGGTGCCGGCGCCTTTGTATGCGGTGAGGAGACCGCGCTCATCGCCTCCCTTGAAGACCTGCCCGGAGAGCCGCGCCCTAAACCGCCTTTCCCCGCCCAATCCGGTCTGTGGGGCCAGCCGACCAACATTAATAATGTGGAGACCTGGGCAAATATACCCTTGATTATTAACCGGGGCGCTGAGTGGTACCGTTCGGTGGGCGCTGAAAAATGTCCTGGAACCAAAATCTTTTCACTGGTGGGTAAGGTGCGCAATGCGGGTCTTGTGGAAGTTCCAATAGGTATCAGCCTGCGCGAGCTTATCTTTGACATCGGCGGCGGCCCCTTACCCGGCAGAAAAATCAAGGCGGTTCAAATCGGCGGGCCTTCGGGAGGCTGCATCCCCGCACACCTGCTTGACCTTCCGGTGGATTATGAAAACTTGAGTCAGGCAGGCGCCATCATGGGCTCCGGCGGTGTCATTGTAATGGATGACCGGACCTGTATGGTTGATGTCTCTAAATACTTTTTAGAATTTTTAAAAGAGGAATCCTGCGGCAAGTGCGTTCCATGTCGGGAGGGCATCCCCAGGATGCTGGAGATATTAGACAGGATTACTAAAGGAGACGGCCGGAATGGAGACATTGAGCTGCTCGAAGAGATCGGAACAACCGTTAAGCAAGCCTCGTTATGCGGCCTGGGACAAACGGCTGCCAATCCGCTGTTAAGCTCAATCCGCTACTTTCGAAACGAGTATGAGGCTCACATCCGGAATAAAAGCTGCCCGGCAGCCGTGTGCCGGACCATTATATCTTCGCCGTGTCAGCACCTGTGTCCTCTGGGCACGGATGTCCCGGCCTATGTCAGTCTGATCGGAAAACAGCAGTATCTTGAAGCTGTAAAGGTCATTGCCGAGCCTAATCCCTTGCCCAATGTGTGTGCCCGGGTCTGTCATCACCCTTGTGAAGGGGTATGCTCCTGTGGGGAAGCCGGAGAACCTTTGGCCATCCGGCCGTTAAAACGGGTGGCCCTGGATCATGCCATCCAACAGGGGCAATGGCCCCCCAAGGAAAATCCTGAAGCACAGCGGCCAGAACGCGTTGCCGTTGTCGGTTCCGGGCCCGCCGGCCTTGCCGCAGCTTTTTTTCTGGCCCGGAAAGGCTGCCGGGTGACCGTGTTTGAAGCCGAGGACCGGATCGGCGGTGCCCTTGCAACCGCCATACCAGAATATCGCCTGCCCCAACAGGCCCTGGCACTTGATATTCAGCGGATCAGGAATATGGGGGTTACCTTCAAGACAGGGGTCAAAGTCGGAACGGATCTGACGTTTGAACAGCTTAGAAAAAACCATCAAGCCGTATTCCTTGGCCTGGGGGTAAAAAACATTCTGAAATTAGGCATTGCAGGAGAACAGGGAACAGGCGTTTATGATCCCTTAAGCTTTTTGAAATCCGTTAGAAACGGCCATATGGAAAAACCCGGAGACGCCGTGATTGTCATTGGCGGCGGAAACGTGGCCATGGATGTGGCAAGAACCTGTGTACGTTTAGGTGCGAAAAAAGTCGTTATCCTCTATAGGCGAACGCTGCAGGAGATGCCTGCAGAAAAAGAAGAAATAGAACAGGCCATGGAAGAAGGCGTAGAGATCGAATTCCTTCTATCCCCTGCCCGGATTATGCGAAAAAGTTCAAAAATAACGGGTGTGGCCTGTTTGAAAATGCAGCTGGACGGCATGGATAAACGCGGCAGGCGACGGACAATTCCCGTGGAAGGCAAGGAAATTGAGCTGCGTGCAGATGCCGTGATACCTGCCATTGGACAGGCCCTGGAAGACAGCGTGAAAACTGATTTTCCGGCAACGCTTGTCAGTGAATGGAATCTTTTAAAGGCCGACCCTGAAACCTGTGCAACTGAAATACCCGGTGTTTTTGCCGGCGGAGATGCCGTCACAGGACCTGCCACGGTAACCCAGGCCATGGCAGACGGGATACGGGCCGCACAATCCATGCTCCAATATTTTGACCATAAATCGATAACGCCAAGTTATTCCGGAACCCGGCCCGGGGTAGAGGTTGATCCCATAGAAATTACGGAGATGGAACTGGACGCATTGCTGGAACAGACGCGCCCGAATGTTCCTGCCGTATCCGTTGCTGAACGAAAACATTGTTTTTGCGAAGTGGAACTGATGCTCTCGGCACCGGATGCGGTGAATGAGGCCAAACGCTGTCTGCGGTGTGATAGGCAGGGATGA
- a CDS encoding 2Fe-2S iron-sulfur cluster-binding protein → MITAKINDTEVTVEQGTTVLQAALKYGFYIPTLCFHEGLPAYGACRMCLVEITQFGRSRLESSCTRPIESDMEIRTDTEAILTHRKMIMELLLARCPESKAVQDMAARVGVTQSRFSPSGKECILCGLCVRACRDAIGTSAISFIKRGIDRHVDTPFSMNSDVCVGCGACASVCPTGMITIENRNGKRYLKCFHTELELVACTQCGTFYTTRRFFEKNRATFIGPDELHGLCDACRRKLQASRLKFGKTLS, encoded by the coding sequence ATGATTACAGCAAAAATTAATGATACAGAAGTCACCGTTGAACAGGGAACCACGGTTTTGCAGGCAGCGCTCAAGTATGGATTTTACATACCCACGCTTTGCTTTCATGAAGGGTTGCCGGCCTATGGCGCCTGCCGTATGTGTCTTGTGGAAATTACCCAGTTTGGCCGGTCAAGGCTGGAAAGCTCCTGCACCCGTCCTATAGAATCCGATATGGAGATCAGGACGGATACGGAAGCGATTCTGACACACAGAAAAATGATTATGGAGCTTTTGCTGGCACGCTGTCCGGAATCCAAAGCCGTGCAGGATATGGCAGCCAGGGTCGGCGTAACCCAAAGCCGTTTCAGCCCCTCAGGTAAAGAGTGTATTTTGTGCGGCCTTTGTGTGCGCGCCTGCCGGGATGCCATCGGTACCAGCGCCATTTCCTTTATCAAGCGTGGCATCGACCGCCATGTTGACACGCCGTTTTCCATGAATTCCGATGTATGCGTGGGCTGCGGTGCCTGTGCAAGTGTTTGTCCCACCGGAATGATTACAATCGAAAACCGTAACGGCAAACGGTATTTGAAATGTTTTCATACCGAACTGGAACTTGTGGCCTGTACCCAATGCGGAACCTTCTATACGACCAGACGATTTTTTGAAAAAAACAGAGCAACCTTTATCGGGCCTGACGAACTTCACGGCCTGTGTGATGCCTGTCGAAGAAAACTTCAGGCATCCAGACTGAAATTTGGAAAAACGTTGTCATAA
- a CDS encoding 4Fe-4S dicluster domain-containing protein produces the protein MKRIHFVPNRCIGCEECVVACAKTHEQSPRAFVEVVDGYFPVPMRCSHCDDAPCKAACPTQAIVRNEFGAIVVIKDKCIGCSTCAEVCPFGIPVMNPVLGKMVKCDLCSDIVSTQPPVCVQSCPKEALVFVDEDEPLMTRRQRKARYIKNAVTQESGLASRQC, from the coding sequence ATGAAACGAATCCATTTTGTGCCCAACAGGTGTATTGGATGCGAAGAGTGTGTGGTGGCTTGCGCCAAGACACATGAGCAGTCTCCCCGCGCCTTTGTGGAAGTGGTGGATGGATATTTCCCGGTTCCCATGCGTTGTTCTCATTGCGACGATGCCCCCTGTAAGGCGGCATGCCCGACCCAGGCCATTGTGCGCAACGAATTTGGCGCAATTGTCGTAATCAAAGATAAATGTATTGGCTGCAGCACCTGTGCCGAAGTCTGTCCCTTTGGTATCCCGGTCATGAACCCGGTCCTTGGAAAGATGGTTAAATGTGACCTTTGTTCGGATATTGTTTCAACACAGCCCCCGGTCTGTGTGCAGTCCTGTCCCAAGGAGGCCCTGGTTTTTGTTGACGAAGATGAACCTTTGATGACTCGGCGCCAACGAAAAGCCCGTTATATAAAAAATGCCGTAACCCAGGAAAGCGGCCTTGCAAGCCGTCAATGTTAA